TTAATAATCCCTAAAATCCCTAAAATCCCTAAAATCCCTAAAATCCTGTTCATCCCAGACCTATTAAATCCTCTAAATCCTTTAATCCTTAAATCCTCGTTTCTAAGATCCTATCTGCGTAATCTATGTGAAACAAGTCGTCAGACCTATTATTTTTTTCTCTCTGCCCTCAGCTTTCAGTCCTTCGCCTTCACTTTTCCTGTTCCGGTCATGAAGTTTTGCTTGTTTATCTTGCTTTTTTCCAGAATTATATTCCCTGTTCCAGTTTCTATCTCAGCATCTTCTATCACGCTGTTTTTTATACTAACAGAGCCGGTACCTGTATCTATGGAACAGTTATTGATACTGGTACTAAATACAGTAACGGAACCGGTTCCACTATCTATCTCAAGCTTATCAAATTGGCTGTTAGATACTTCAGTTTTACCTGTCCCTGTATCTATTGAGATAGATTGATTTCCCTTTAATGAGTTTAGTTTTGTTTCCCCTGTTCCTGATTCTATGGTCAAGTTCAGTCCTTCGGGAATGTTTCCGTTAATACTTGTTAAAGAAACTGGCTTATGGGATTTACTTTCCCAGGATATTTTTCCCTTATTCAAAAGAATAGTAGCATCTCCTGGCTCATATTCCCAATATTCTATTTTTAAGTCAGCTTGTGGTTTAGAGTATCCAATCAGGTCAACTGACAAAGTTCCGCCTTTGATATCCAGAGAGTTATCTTCATAACCTTGGGAAATGGATACTGAATTTTCGTATTTTAGTAAAACTCCATTAACT
The nucleotide sequence above comes from Candidatus Cloacimonas sp.. Encoded proteins:
- a CDS encoding DUF4097 family beta strand repeat-containing protein: MKKVVFIHRAILSLVLLLPLTACICSKCGDNCEKGIRVNGVLLKYENSVSISQGYEDNSLDIKGGTLSVDLIGYSKPQADLKIEYWEYEPGDATILLNKGKISWESKSHKPVSLTSINGNIPEGLNLTIESGTGETKLNSLKGNQSISIDTGTGKTEVSNSQFDKLEIDSGTGSVTVFSTSINNCSIDTGTGSVSIKNSVIEDAEIETGTGNIILEKSKINKQNFMTGTGKVKAKD